From Saccopteryx leptura isolate mSacLep1 chromosome 3, mSacLep1_pri_phased_curated, whole genome shotgun sequence, one genomic window encodes:
- the LIN28A gene encoding protein lin-28 homolog A produces the protein MGSVSNQQFAGGCAKAPEEAPEDAAPAAEEPQLLHGAGICKWFNVRMGFGFLSMTARAGVALDPPVDVFVHQSKLHMEGFRSLKEGEAVEFTFKKSAKGLESIRVTGPGGVFCIGSERRPKGKNMQKRRSKGDRCYNCGGLDHHAKECKLPPQPKKCHFCQSISHMVASCPLKAQQAPSAQGKPAYFRDEEEEIHGPALLPEAQN, from the exons ATGGGCTCCGTGTCAAACCAGCAGTTTGCAG GTGGCTGCGCCAAGGCGCCGGAGGAGGCGCCGGAGGACGCGGCCCCGGCGGCAGAGGAGCCGCAGCTGCTGCATGGTGCCGGCATCTGTAAATGGTTCAACGTGCGCATGGGGTTCGGCTTCCTGTCCATGACCGCCCGCGCTGGGGTCGCGCTCGACCCTCCGGTGGATGTCTTTGTGCACCAG AGTAAGCTGCACATGGAGGGCTTCCGGAGCCTGAAGGAGGGTGAGGCAGTGGAGTTCACTTTTAAGAAGTCCGCCAAGGGCCTGGAATCTATCCGAGTCACCGGCCCTGGTGGGGTGTTCTGTATTGGGAGTGAGAGGCGGCCAAAAGGAAAGAACATGCAGAAGCGCAGATCAAAGGGAGACAG GTGTTACAACTGTGGAGGTCTAGACCATCATGCCAAGGAATGCAAGCTGCCACCCCAGCCCAAGAAGTGCCACTTCTGCCAGAGCATCAGCCATATGGTGGCCTCATGTCCACTGAAGGCCCAGCAGGCCCCCAGTGCACAGGGAAAGCCAGCCTACTTTCgggatgaagaggaagagatcCATGGCCCCGCCCTACTCCCAGAGGCCCAGAATTGA